One region of Plasmodium gaboni strain SY75 chromosome 6, whole genome shotgun sequence genomic DNA includes:
- a CDS encoding hypothetical protein (conserved Plasmodium protein, unknown function) yields the protein MKNPKKKGTSKKREEKLILIKELNKINDEINVEQNNVEDLSVKIKNIDGQIFLGYHDIKILNVELKNKEIEVEEKRSHKLLSERNIENMINKYVLKCYENFLNNLTKNEIEIDTLSKIMEDDKKEQKSNKDFEKLTTVTSIKHLNKLNSIILSQNKIIDNINRKFTICLKKMKDNYSRKINMQRDKMDKERQKIIFNLQKEKNERIKNILKTYNEKIFNIQNYFKLILDDQLELIQKLEEEKLNKKKNYFSKRKCLEQLKKNISIQRKILEGVEKDAYELEKNIVDYENLRNDLKKIKEKRKKQQKILHELKLETDVKKMLLTKITNEYKTIYDQNKMKLYDYLQKLLLENYFLETKMKLKNESLEVNTIELNKWKESNNPENNEILNNTLNEKFQDFNILKNEIEELIDVNEKNHENYKAIMHLNYFNNEDLDILKREEQINMS from the exons ATGAAGAATCCTAAGAAAAAGGGAACTTCCAAAAAGAGAGAAGAAAAActtatattaataaaagag CttaacaaaataaatgatgaaataAATGTAGAGCAAAATAATGTTGAGGATTTAAGTgtgaaaataaaaaatatagatgGTCAAATATTTTTGGGATATCATGACATTAAG ATATTAAATGTggaattaaaaaataaagaaatagAAGTTGAAGAAAAAAGGTCGCATAAATTACTATCAGAAAGgaatatagaaaatatgataaataaatatgtattaaaatGTTATGAAAATTTCTTAAATAATTTAACAAAGAATGAAATTGAGATTGATACGTTATCCAAAATAATGGA AGATGATAAGAAAGAACAGAAATCCAATAAAGACTTTGAAAAACTGACCACAGTAACAAGCATCAAGCATTTAAACAAATTAAATTCGATCATATTGtcacaaaataaaattattgataatataaatagaaaatttacaatatgtctgaaaaaaatgaaagatAACTACTCgagaaaaattaatatg CAAAGAGATAAAATGGATAAGGAAAgacaaaaaattatttttaatttacaaaaggaaaaaaatgaacgaataaa aaatatcTTAAAGACTTACaatgaaaaaatttttaatatacaaaattatttcaAATTAATTCTGGATGATCAATTGGAGCTAATACAGAAATTAGAG GAAGAAAAACttaataagaaaaaaaattatttttcaaaaagAAAGTGTTTAGAAcaactaaaaaaaaacatatcCATTCAAAGAA aGATTTTAGAAGGTGTGGAAAAAGACGCTTATGAATTAGAGAAAAATATTGTTGATTATGAAAACTTAAGAAATGacttgaaaaaaattaaagaaaaaagaaaaaaacaacaAAAGATTCTACATGAATTAAAACTAGAAACAGATGTAAAGAAAATGTTACTCACAAAAATAacaaatgaatataaaactatatatgatcaaaataaaatgaagTTATATGATTATCTTCAAAAGTTGTTATTAGAG AATTATTTCTTAGAGACCAAAATGAAGTTAAAAAATGAGTCCTTAGAAGTAAACACTATAGAA TTAAACAAGTGGAAGGAGTCCAATAATCcagaaaataatgaaatattaaataacACATTAAATGAAAAGTTTCAAgattttaatatattaaaaaacGAGATTGAAGAATTAATa gATGTGAATGAAAAAAATCACGAGAACTATAAAGCGATTATGCAtctaaattattttaacaATGAAGATCtagatattttaaaaagagaagaacaaataaatatgtcataa
- a CDS encoding putative sphingomyelin synthase 1 (transcript variant 2; alternatively spliced) — protein sequence MIEGNINAKSTHENTANNKIEKNFIKEKDIIQNDTIKILIEHNNSFNDESTNYITTFNDIKDKHYNHNDSYSDNKGKIKTMRSNFSDIPDEVIITNIGHYFEEQENIKKSIEIKNCPYKKKMLKIFLTRLFYATIIGIIGICIQCYFIILSDTYYKTGDEPLKDRMHEIFKEIPAFMNTPFVNGSIMFFLFITLLRFGLFCPLLLSITILIRIILMLSFIYCIRSFFIYVTTLPCPIPTCQPLKHKTFVENLYTFYLIITAQVYECTDLVISGHTAFTTLLTFFWFFYERNIYVKTTIFFYSIYIYIIIIISRFHYTVDVLMGYVFGGSVFLFYHYLIDVAARRYALNTSVYPQTYGFSGSFTDRFRVFQYFIRALTYLEALDHRMNFALSYDKEWNCFCTCVPVNKSSLLIKKKNVRNEEYYDFSEHFYHSYAGNGTYNLSTIRNIIKEFKRFFGMNKKN from the exons atgatagaaggaaatataaatgCAAAATCTACTCATGAGAATACAgcaaataataaaatagaaaaaaattttataaaagaaaaggatataattcaaaatgatacaataaaaattttgatagaacataataattcattCAATGATGAAAGCacaaattatataacaacttttaatgatattaaaGACAAACATTACAACCATAATGATTCTTATTCTGATAATAAAggaaaaattaaaacaatGCGTTCCAATTTCTCAGACATTCCAGATGAAGTTATCATAACAAATATTG GCCATTATTTTGAAGAACAAgaaaacataaaaaaatcaattgaaataaaaaattgcccatataaaaagaaaatgctcaaaatatttttaacaCGTTTGTTTTATGCTACCATAATAGGAATAATAGGTATATGTATACAAtgttattttatcatattaagtgacacatattataaaacaGGTGATGAACCTTTAAAAGATAGGATGcatgaaatatttaaagaaattCCTGCATTTATGAATACTCCTTTTGTAAATGGTAGTATTATGttttttctatttataACATTATTAAGATTCGGATTATTCTGTCCacttttattatcaataaCAATTTTAATACGCATTATACTTATgttatcatttatatattgcataagatcattttttatttatgtaacGACACTTCCATGTCCTATTCCTACATGTCAACCATTAAAACATAAAACGTTTGTTGAAAATTTGTATACATTTTATCTTATTATAACTGCACAAGTTTATGAATGTACCGATTTAGTTATATCAGGACATACAGCATTTACAACattattaacatttttttgGTTCTTTTAtgaaagaaatatatatgtgaaaactaccattttcttttatagtatctatatatacattataataataatatcaagATTTCATTATACTGTTGATGTATTAATGGGATATGTTTTTGGAGGTTctgtatttttattttatcacTACCTGATAGATGTAGCAGCAAGAAGATACGCTTTAAATACATCTGTTTACCCTCaa ACGTATGGATTTTCTGGATCATTCACAGACCGATTTAGAGTGtttcaatattttataagaGCATTAACATATTTAGAAGCTTTAGATCATCGAATGAATTTTGCATTGTCATATGACAAAGAGTGG AATTGTTTTTGTACCTGTGTACCAGTAAATAAAAGCAGTCTtcttattaaaaaaaaaaatgtacGTAATGAAGAATATTACGATTTCAGCGaacatttttatcattcATACGCTGGAAATGGTACCTATAATTTATCAACAATAcgaaatataataaaggAATTTAAACGTTTTTTTGgaatgaataaaaaaaactaa
- a CDS encoding putative sphingomyelin synthase 1 (transcript variant 1; alternatively spliced) gives MIEGNINAKSTHENTANNKIEKNFIKEKDIIQNDTIKILIEHNNSFNDESTNYITTFNDIKDKHYNHNDSYSDNKGKIKTMRHYFEEQENIKKSIEIKNCPYKKKMLKIFLTRLFYATIIGIIGICIQCYFIILSDTYYKTGDEPLKDRMHEIFKEIPAFMNTPFVNGSIMFFLFITLLRFGLFCPLLLSITILIRIILMLSFIYCIRSFFIYVTTLPCPIPTCQPLKHKTFVENLYTFYLIITAQVYECTDLVISGHTAFTTLLTFFWFFYERNIYVKTTIFFYSIYIYIIIIISRFHYTVDVLMGYVFGGSVFLFYHYLIDVAARRYALNTSVYPQTYGFSGSFTDRFRVFQYFIRALTYLEALDHRMNFALSYDKEWNCFCTCVPVNKSSLLIKKKNVRNEEYYDFSEHFYHSYAGNGTYNLSTIRNIIKEFKRFFGMNKKN, from the exons atgatagaaggaaatataaatgCAAAATCTACTCATGAGAATACAgcaaataataaaatagaaaaaaattttataaaagaaaaggatataattcaaaatgatacaataaaaattttgatagaacataataattcattCAATGATGAAAGCacaaattatataacaacttttaatgatattaaaGACAAACATTACAACCATAATGATTCTTATTCTGATAATAAAggaaaaattaaaacaatGC GCCATTATTTTGAAGAACAAgaaaacataaaaaaatcaattgaaataaaaaattgcccatataaaaagaaaatgctcaaaatatttttaacaCGTTTGTTTTATGCTACCATAATAGGAATAATAGGTATATGTATACAAtgttattttatcatattaagtgacacatattataaaacaGGTGATGAACCTTTAAAAGATAGGATGcatgaaatatttaaagaaattCCTGCATTTATGAATACTCCTTTTGTAAATGGTAGTATTATGttttttctatttataACATTATTAAGATTCGGATTATTCTGTCCacttttattatcaataaCAATTTTAATACGCATTATACTTATgttatcatttatatattgcataagatcattttttatttatgtaacGACACTTCCATGTCCTATTCCTACATGTCAACCATTAAAACATAAAACGTTTGTTGAAAATTTGTATACATTTTATCTTATTATAACTGCACAAGTTTATGAATGTACCGATTTAGTTATATCAGGACATACAGCATTTACAACattattaacatttttttgGTTCTTTTAtgaaagaaatatatatgtgaaaactaccattttcttttatagtatctatatatacattataataataatatcaagATTTCATTATACTGTTGATGTATTAATGGGATATGTTTTTGGAGGTTctgtatttttattttatcacTACCTGATAGATGTAGCAGCAAGAAGATACGCTTTAAATACATCTGTTTACCCTCaa ACGTATGGATTTTCTGGATCATTCACAGACCGATTTAGAGTGtttcaatattttataagaGCATTAACATATTTAGAAGCTTTAGATCATCGAATGAATTTTGCATTGTCATATGACAAAGAGTGG AATTGTTTTTGTACCTGTGTACCAGTAAATAAAAGCAGTCTtcttattaaaaaaaaaaatgtacGTAATGAAGAATATTACGATTTCAGCGaacatttttatcattcATACGCTGGAAATGGTACCTATAATTTATCAACAATAcgaaatataataaaggAATTTAAACGTTTTTTTGgaatgaataaaaaaaactaa
- a CDS encoding putative sphingomyelin synthase 2 has translation MDFKKLSKIYEESVTDSENEKSSIGTDMYEINMNRKMSNLSISRNSTINEEEILSEYRLCKILLIKLIFALLFLLIALIIQGFFMIYSDSYYKSNTQPLSDRIHDLFVNPPEWISYKLSNTLIAILTLSFIKIILFNSIYLSIAIVCRFIYIIGSFYIIRGILIYVTSLPATLETCSPLESGNFLFNLLQIIKINTNLVYVCADLIVSGHSFSTTIFLMFSFYYINNKIIKFIIFIFSCFIYAIIIIGFIHYTSDVLLGIIFGVFMFSFYHIMLDISSQYYIFNKLFEIKIISNNKNIHAKPFFLRFFVSRIFFKIIPYLEGLNYTLDYAINKNNDLSNFCNCDNNNNKIPLFSFYKPIREDKIIINYSDHLYHSYAGDGTINFLFWKFFKNIKKGLHK, from the coding sequence ATGgattttaaaaaattatccAAAATTTATGAAGAATCAGTAACAGATAGCgaaaatgaaaaaagtTCTATAGGGACAGATATgtatgaaataaatatgaatagAAAAATGAGTAACCTAAGTATATCAAGAAATAGTACaataaatgaagaagagATATTAAGTGAATATAGattatgtaaaatattattaataaaattaatatttgctttattatttttattaattgCATTAATTATACAAGgtttttttatgatatatagTGATTCTTATTATAAGAGTAATACACAACCATTAAGTGATCGAATACATGATTTGTTTGTAAATCCACCAGAGTGGATTTCCTATAAATTGTCAAATACATTAATAGCTATATTAACattatcttttataaaaataatattatttaatagtatatatttatctataGCTATTGTGTGTCGattcatatatatcattggatcattttatattatacgAGGAATTTTGATTTATGTTACTTCATTACCCGCAACATTAGAAACGTGCTCACCTTTAGAAAGTGGGaactttttatttaatttattacaaataataaaaataaatactAATTTAGTTTATGTATGTGCTGATTTGATTGTATCAGGACATTCTTTTTCAACAACCATCTTTTTAAtgttttcattttattatataaataataaaataataaaatttattatatttattttttcttgttttatatatgcaataataattattgGTTTTATACATTATACATCTGATGTATTACTTGGAATCATTTTTGGTGTATTtatgttttctttttatcatataatgCTTGATATATCTTcacaatattatatttttaataaattatttgaaattaaaattatttcaaataataaaaatattcatgCAAAGCCGTTCTTTCTAAGATTTTTTGTTTcaagaattttttttaagatCATACCTTATTTAGAAGGATTGAATTATACATTAGATTATGccataaataaaaataatgacCTGTCTAATTTTTGTAAttgtgataataataataataaaatcCCATTATTCTCATTTTATAAACCCATCAGAGAagataaaattattattaattattcagatcatttatatcataGTTATGCTGGAGATGGCACAatcaattttttattctggaaattttttaagaatatCAAAAAGGGTTTacacaaataa
- a CDS encoding hypothetical protein (conserved Plasmodium protein, unknown function) encodes MENGGGSFSFDMLDMINSNYNSKAEKRNSKKKKDDKNDNINLRNTVKDINDNLIEQIDDFNNDSIYDENKDVNKLYEEKKKKKKRKNNFDNSNENVNRKGPNKQTKKEQNKINDNQNKLGNISYDKKNNSIHDEELSINSNSDGFLILTDDENEKINLKDNYDNNELSQNNLSNNEDNLNYSLYNKEFSNCHDENFINSKIKEMDIINKQLFPTTSSPPYECTNCNIFLKEITTRNYLNFSTLNEYINQSEHNLLLLKNKKIDQLEKLNKNIMHKMKQLKKENTFLLEKLKYFQTNFINLDINVNKLIEENKILKSINEDLQKKVHMNEVPSSNDEEEKKTIRKNKKERGKGKAKTKDLFENSIDKDIFSDT; translated from the coding sequence ATGGAAAATGGTGGGGGTAGTTTTTCATTTGATATGCTTGATATGATTAATAGTAATTATAATTCAAAGGcagaaaaaagaaatagtaaaaaaaagaaggacgataaaaatgataatataaatttaagaaatacagtaaaagatataaatgataatttaataGAACAAATTGATgattttaataatgattctatttatgatgaaaataaagatgtaaataaattatatgaagaaaaaaaaaaaaaaaaaaaaaggaaaaacAATTTTGATAATTCCAATGAAAATGTAAATAGAAAGGGACCAAAtaaacaaacaaaaaaagaacaaaataaaataaatgataatcaaaataaattaggtaatatatcttatgataaaaaaaataatagtataCATGATGAAGAATTGTCTATAAATAGTAATTCAGATGGTTTTCTTATTTTAACtgatgatgaaaatgaaaaaataaatttaaaagataattatgataataatgaattaagtcaaaataatttatcaaataatgaagataatttaaattattccttatataataaagagTTTTCTAATTGTCATgatgaaaattttattaattcaaaaataaaagaaatggatataataaacaaacAGCTATTCCCTACAACTTCTTCTCCTCCTTATGAATGTACtaattgtaatatatttttaaaagaaataacTACAAGAAATTATTTGAACTTTTCAACTTTAAATGAATACATAAATCAAAGTGAACATAATTTACTTTtattgaaaaataaaaaaattgatCAACTcgaaaaattaaataaaaacataatgcataaaatgaaacagctaaaaaaggaaaatacTTTTTTGCTCGAAAAATTGAAATATTTCCAAACAAATTTCATCAACTTAGATATTAAtgttaataaattaattgaagaaaataaaatattgaaaaGTATCAATGAAGATCTGCAAAAAAAGGTACATATGAATGAAGTACCTTCTTCaaatgatgaagaagaaaagaaGACAATAcgaaaaaacaaaaaggAAAGAGGAAAGGGAAAGGCAAAGACAAAGGATCTATTTGAAAATTCGATAGATAAAGATATATTCTCGGACACTTAA
- a CDS encoding putative DNA polymerase 1 codes for MKLFDSFFKHALIRINKRNIIYLNATRCYCNNINYNALINFLNKKNDINKEINALYSLLERLSNYKYEQYKEKLTLKNNIKDEIKKIKTQGNDKNNNINIENDMNISQLDHNKNDNNNNNNNNNYYDDYKKLIYNWKYDKIKIFISWSPEIVEDKYKSKCFSIPTYITFHIVISNNDIKLNNILHNSYEYDNWNFNKIIQTINNHNNLKDKDKEKEKENGQQHSQKNSQKHSQINSQKNSQQYIGKFKKGESDIPSYDFKESPLEKINDPSQLNHSMLSDKKEEHMNRSNNNIHTNYNNDEHINNKCQYNSDYIHDKHIEEEEQKKTKKNKKSCIVEEKKKTKKKKDEDSHNDIINYTIKKKTNTNNSLYNIESILNRTEIYEDNIYYDKCIDKEKNHIYFFSFNISELMNNDQVKKKLNECIEPHFIKQSISNINMDDFFLYVVYDYKNLIHIFNNIKLKLININNIFDIYIISSLLQLVQRGEKLQNVYNEYLNVKDKILITNKMNDIQNLSINSFSFFSNFAPEFSDVISAKFGVYGWGKYQKKKDKKNKKENNENNIYNENNIYNENNIYNENNKNDDNNIYNDDICVDISNERKNKKNKELKNKKKLEKKNKVEKEKQNYLSFTPHNINNLQDIKKLVFGNKRNISDITEEDNICYSISRSCCLILLFEYFINKLEHNFNILNLYIKVEQPLILCISYIEKKGIFLNQNKIEEIQKKSDDPLIYKNEIEELCKCNINLNSSKQVSSLIYKQLLDISISTHNTEENMVEDVDKHINDVNNECVDQLEAYPQTKQKEIKSIHNNNNNNNNDSNCSNNNNYNGNYNNSINHPLSTYTNNDHISTYDVQDASDQYDNYINEHNHYNKCIKNIPFYNNNNISNHKFMNNLININYNSLYNKKKNNHPFDENNKIYFLNSSHNNNYNNNNINDMARNKNLQTNNKSLKILVDEIEKSNYIKEKEKEKLKKIIKNIKLYRESKKLVQNYIENLPKYIQKNTNKIHCNFNQIGASTGRLSCDQPNLQNIHSRFRCAISLKGKDENDAHDNNISHIDISTNNMSTNNISTNNMSTNNISTNNVSPNNISTNNISTTYPLYTMKKKNLITFDYKQMELFVMAYLSFDEQLLKLLNYSDVFIETAKVLFNTNDVTNELRRMTKTVIYGILYGQTENGLAKSLLISDTLASNLIENFFQFFPNVYRFMKMQKFLVKHMNCVYTLIGRKRIILPNIKNKYRISMNTPIQGCAADIMKFSLLSCFSVLNNNIYNNHKLLKINNINPLMIHKNQAFLNQTNLILQVHDELLLESQHDATKYIIQLLNPILENAFYNLIYYTNSIDRLKLLYDYMHDHISIKTYIDILQDINNKQYNDVKIYNGVYNIDVSQESHIYNISNNVDHIFQKFNFKLPIKVESGGVYKESS; via the coding sequence atgaaattgtttgattcattttttaaacatgctttgataagaataaataaaaggaatataatatatttgaatgCCACTAGATGttattgtaataatataaattataatgctttgataaattttctaaataagaaaaatgatataaataaagaaattaatgcgttatattctttattagAAAGGTTGTCAAATTATAAGTACGAAcaatataaagaaaagtTAACTctgaaaaataatataaaggatgaaataaaaaaaataaaaacacaagggaatgataaaaataataatataaatattgaaaatgATATGAATATTTCTCAGTTGgatcataataaaaatgataataataataataataataataataattattatgatgattataaaaaactaatttataattggaaatatgataaaataaaaatatttataagcTGGAGCCCCGAAATTGTTgaagataaatataagtCCAAATGTTTCTCTATACCAACTTATATTACATTTCATATTGTTATATctaataatgatattaagTTGAATAACATTTTACATAATTCTTATGAATATGATAACTGGAActttaataaaataatacaaacaataaataatcataacaatttaaaagataaagataaagaaaaggaaaaagaaaatggACAACAACATTCACAAAAAAATTCACAAAAACATTCACAAATAAATTCACAAAAAAATTCACAACAATATATTGgaaaatttaaaaaggGTGAATCTGATATACCATCATATGATTTCAAAGAATCTCcattagaaaaaataaacgATCCATCACAATTAAATCATTCTATGTTATCtgataaaaaagaagaacATATGAATCgtagtaataataatatacacacaaattataataatgatgaacACATAAATAACAAGTGTCAATATAATAGTGATTATATTCATGATAAACATATTGAAGAAGAGgaacaaaaaaaaacaaaaaaaaacaaaaaaagtTGCATAGtggaagaaaaaaaaaagacaaaaaaaaaaaaagacgAAGATTCTcataatgatataataaattataccataaagaaaaaaacaaatacaaataattcattatataatatagaGTCAATTTTAAACAGAACAGAAATAtatgaagataatatatattatgataaatgtatagataaagaaaaaaatcatatttatttcttttccTTTAATATATCGGAATTAATGAATAATGATcaagtaaaaaaaaaattaaatgaatgTATTGAACctcattttataaaacaaagtatatcaaatataaacatggatgatttttttttatatgttgtatatgattataaaaatttaatacatatatttaataatattaaattaaaattaataaatattaataatatatttgatatatatattattagtTCATTATTACAATTAGTTCAAAGAGGGGAAAAGTTACAAAATGtttataatgaatatttaaatgttaaagataaaattcttataacaaataaaatgaatgaCATTCAAAATTTAAGTATTAATagtttttcttttttttcaaattttGCTCCTGAATTTAGTGATGTCATATCAGCAAAGTTTGGGGTTTATGGGTGGGGAAAATatcaaaagaaaaaagataaaaaaaataagaaagaaaataatgaaaataatatatacaatgaaaataatatatacaatgaaaataatatatataatgaaaataataaaaatgatgataataatatatacaatgATGATATATGTGTGGATATATCAAATGagagaaaaaataaaaagaataaagaattaaaaaacaaaaaaaagttagaaaaaaaaaacaaagtagaaaaagaaaaacaaaattatttaagCTTTACTCctcataatataaataaccTTCAAGATATTAAAAAACTTGTATTTGgaaataaaagaaatatatcAGATATCACAGaagaagataatatatgttatagTATATCAAGAAGTTGTtgtttaattttattatttgaatatttcataaataaattagaGCATAATTTTAACATActaaatttatatatcaaGGTGGAACAAccattaatattatgtataaGTTATATAGAGAAAAAAGGAATTTTCTTgaatcaaaataaaattgaagaaatacaaaaaaaatcaGATGATcctttaatatataaaaatgaaattgAAGAATTATGTAAGtgtaatattaatttaaattcATCCAAGCAAGTATCTTCATTGATATATAAACAGTTATTAGACATATCGATTAGCACACATAACACGGAAGAAAATATGGTGGAAGATGTAGACaaacatataaatgatgTTAATAATGAATGTGTAGATCAATTAGAAGCATACCCCcaaacaaaacaaaaagaaataaaaagcatacataataataataataataataataatgatagtaattgtagtaataataataattataatggtaattataataatagtataAATCACCCCTTATCAACATACACTAATAACGATCATATATCTACTTATGATGTACAAGATGCATCTGACcaatatgataattatataaatgaacataatcattataataaatgtataaaaaatatccctttttataataataataatatttctaatCATAAATTTATGAACAATCTTATAAACATTAATTACaattctttatataataagaagaaaaataatcatccatttgatgaaaataataaaatatacttCCTCAACAGTAgtcataataataattataataataataatattaacgATATGGCCAGAAACAAAAATCTACAAACCAATAATAAGTCATTAAAAATTCTGGTAGACGAAATTGAAAAAagtaattatataaaagaaaaggaaaaagaaaaattaaaaaaaattattaaaaatattaaattatatagaGAATCTAAAAAGTTAgtacaaaattatatagaaaatctaccaaaatatatacaaaaaaatacaaataaaatacacTGTAATTTTAATCAAATTGGAGCTTCAACAGGAAGATTATCTTGTGATCAACCCAATTTGCAAAATATTCATTCAAGATTTCGTTGTGCTATATCTTTAAAAGGTAAGGATGAAAATGACGCacatgataataatatatcacACATTGATATATCAACGAATAATATGTCAAcgaataatatatcaacGAATAATATGTcaacaaataatatatcaacGAATAATGTATCAccaaataatatatcaacaaataatatatcaacAACTTATCCATTATATACcatgaagaaaaaaaatttaatcACCTTCGATTATAAACAAATGGAATTATTTGTTATGGCATACCTTAGTTTTGATGAACAGTTGTTGAAATTACTAAATTATAGTGATGTATTTATAGAAACAGCCAAAGTACTTTTTAATACTAATGATGTTACCAATGAATTAAGAAGAATGACAAAAACTGTTATATACGGTATATTATATGGACAAACTGAAAATGGACTAGCCAAAAGTTTATTAATTAGCGATACTTTGGCTAGTAACCTAATAGAAAActtttttcaattttttcCAAATGTCTATCGATTTATGAAAATGCAGAAATTTTTGGTCAAACATATGAATTGTGTTTATACACTTATAGGAAggaaaagaataatattaccaaatattaaaaataaatataggATAAGTATGAATACACCTATACAAGGATGTGCTGCAGATATTATGAAATTTTCTCTCTTGTCATGTTTCAGTGTtcttaataataatatatataataaccataagttattaaaaattaataatataaatccTTTAATGATACATAAAAATCAAGCCTTTTTAAATCAAACtaatttaattttacaAGTACATgatgaattattattagaaaGTCAACATGATGctacaaaatatataatacaacTATTAAATCCAATCTTAGAAAATgctttttataatttaatatattatacgAATTCTATAGATAGACTTAAActattatatgattatatgCATGATCATATTTCTATCAAAACatatatagatattttacaagatataaataataaacaatataatgatgtaaaaatatacaatggggtatataatatagatgTATCACAAGAAtcacacatatataatatatcaaataatgtggatcatatatttcaaaaatttaattttaaattgCCAATTAAAGTTGAATCAGGCGGAGTCTACAAGGAGTcttcataa